In Ensifer adhaerens, a single window of DNA contains:
- a CDS encoding bifunctional aspartate transaminase/aspartate 4-decarboxylase — protein sequence MLDRKFYDSISDLSPFEIKDELIKLAKSSSQKSARAFLNAGRGNPNWTATRAREAFFLLGQFALTEAKRAYYDPKAGVAGMPPKDGAHARFQKWIKKQLQNTENVDEEDEGVPAAKTLGDAVAYAIKTFGFDPDGFLHELTDSIIGDNYPVPDRALHHNEIITHEYLMWAMCAGHRPKAKFDLYPVEGGTAAMCYIFKALKNARLLNAGDTIALGTPIFTPYLEMPELEDYDLKTINVSAEQEDRFQFTDEDIKALENPKVKALFLVNPGNPSAVAMDPDSIKRLVDLVNKKRPDLIVLTDDVYGTFVPGFQSLLGHLPRNTIGVYSYSKYFGCTGWRLGVVAVAQDNIFDEKIKAHPEPIQKVLEKRYKAMTPKPRDVKFIDRIVADSRDVALNHTAGLSLPQQVMMSLFSLVELMDVEKLYQKACIAICTKRFWNLIEGMGVESNPGIYFDHYYGIIDFEFWLRKYVGEDVVEWVKDNIHPLDIPFRLAEDHGIVLLNGSGFDAPSWSARVSFANLNDDAYSQIGRAVRSVARGYVQTYQAAKGLKIS from the coding sequence ATGTTGGACCGCAAATTCTACGACAGCATTTCCGATCTCAGCCCGTTCGAGATCAAGGACGAGCTGATCAAGCTCGCCAAGTCGAGCTCGCAGAAATCCGCCAGGGCCTTCCTCAACGCCGGCCGCGGCAACCCCAACTGGACGGCGACACGCGCCCGTGAAGCCTTCTTCCTGCTCGGCCAGTTCGCGCTGACGGAAGCCAAGCGCGCCTATTATGATCCCAAGGCCGGGGTCGCCGGCATGCCGCCAAAGGACGGCGCCCATGCGCGCTTCCAGAAGTGGATCAAGAAACAGTTGCAGAATACGGAAAACGTGGACGAAGAAGACGAAGGCGTGCCGGCGGCCAAGACGCTCGGCGATGCCGTCGCCTACGCCATCAAGACCTTCGGCTTCGATCCTGATGGTTTCCTCCACGAACTGACGGACTCGATCATCGGCGACAACTATCCGGTTCCGGACCGCGCGCTGCACCACAACGAGATCATCACCCATGAATATCTGATGTGGGCGATGTGCGCCGGCCACCGGCCGAAGGCGAAGTTCGACCTATACCCGGTCGAAGGTGGCACCGCCGCCATGTGCTACATCTTCAAAGCCTTGAAGAACGCCCGCCTGCTCAACGCCGGCGACACGATCGCGCTCGGCACGCCGATCTTCACGCCCTATCTCGAAATGCCGGAGCTGGAGGACTACGACCTCAAGACCATCAATGTCAGCGCCGAGCAGGAGGACCGCTTCCAGTTCACCGACGAAGACATCAAGGCGCTGGAAAACCCCAAGGTGAAGGCGCTGTTCCTGGTCAACCCCGGCAACCCGTCCGCCGTTGCGATGGATCCGGATTCGATCAAGCGCCTCGTCGATCTCGTCAACAAGAAGCGCCCTGACCTGATCGTCTTGACCGACGACGTCTACGGCACCTTCGTTCCCGGCTTCCAGTCGCTGCTCGGCCATCTGCCGCGCAACACGATCGGCGTCTATTCCTATTCGAAGTATTTCGGCTGCACCGGCTGGCGCCTCGGCGTGGTCGCGGTGGCGCAGGACAACATCTTCGACGAGAAGATCAAGGCGCATCCGGAGCCGATCCAGAAGGTCCTGGAAAAGCGCTACAAGGCGATGACGCCGAAGCCGCGCGACGTGAAGTTCATCGACCGCATCGTTGCCGACAGCCGTGACGTGGCACTGAACCACACCGCCGGCCTGTCGCTGCCGCAACAGGTGATGATGTCGCTGTTCAGCCTGGTCGAGCTGATGGATGTCGAGAAGCTCTACCAGAAGGCCTGCATCGCCATCTGCACGAAGCGGTTCTGGAACCTCATCGAGGGCATGGGCGTCGAGTCCAACCCGGGCATCTATTTCGACCACTATTACGGCATCATCGATTTCGAGTTCTGGCTGCGCAAATATGTCGGCGAGGATGTCGTCGAATGGGTGAAGGACAACATCCATCCGCTCGACATTCCCTTCCGGCTCGCCGAGGACCACGGCATCGTGCTCCTCAACGGTTCGGGCTTCGATGCACCAAGCTGGTCGGCGCGCGTCTCCTTCGCCAACCTCAATGACGACGCCTATTCGCAGATCGGTCGCGCCGTGCGCTCTGTCGCGCGCGGCTACGTCCAGACCTACCAGGCGGCCAAGGGCCTGAAGATCAGCTAG